In a genomic window of Occallatibacter riparius:
- a CDS encoding GIY-YIG nuclease family protein, whose translation MHEGSYFTYIMASRSHTLYVGVTGNLLKRVFQHKWRECGGFTERYSCDRLVWFEGQQDVRRAIAREKELKGWSRAKKIALIEKTNPAWVDLARNWYDLEPADERRYMDRLDV comes from the coding sequence ATGCATGAGGGCAGCTACTTCACCTACATCATGGCGAGCCGGAGTCATACGCTCTACGTTGGCGTGACGGGAAACCTGCTGAAGAGGGTCTTCCAGCACAAGTGGAGAGAGTGTGGCGGCTTTACTGAGCGGTATAGCTGCGATCGGCTGGTGTGGTTCGAGGGCCAGCAGGACGTGCGGCGGGCGATTGCTCGGGAGAAGGAACTGAAAGGCTGGAGCCGGGCGAAGAAGATCGCGTTGATTGAGAAGACGAATCCGGCGTGGGTGGATTTGGCGCGGAACTGGTATGACCTGGAACCGGCTGACGAGCGCAGGTACATGGACCGGCTGGATGTGTAA
- a CDS encoding HD-GYP domain-containing protein: MKTHLGTRAFLLCFLPFALLLMGSFWIVQRFVASTVRASVRAELRSQQEAIAAAHTKAALENSRFLKIAGENTALKAGMILLRTYPNNGSAQRTVEDQLREMGERMGFDFMLVSGPDGAAMAGVLRQAGHLAPLRLPDLQVNDSGLLSVEGRLLRIGSVSIDENDENIGRLTVGEAFQLNDLTAPAVLVRRGKVLASNIPQPARADMEAALAPCSMRSECEVRIAGDNWISLPMESYGDGFTLMSLANADAASEPIEARLRRVFSLFAVACLLVGLLCSVGSSRSIVKPIGAVVGHLHRAASTGALTEVKSQPSSVIEIDELTEIYNRAAISVRDSGQKLESAYLEFVGSLASALDARDPYTAGHSRRVSNLSCAAAAKLGLSEEIIERIRIGALLHDIGKIGIADTVLQKPGRLTAEEFALVKQHPVIGRRILEGVQGFAPFLAAVEFHHENWDGSGYPLGLRGEETPLDARIIHVADAYDAMTTDRSYRSGMSHESAIAELVKNAGVQFDPAIVAVFVLQHWDLNRPASALPSAPSAGQELEAVI; the protein is encoded by the coding sequence ATGAAGACGCATCTCGGCACACGCGCGTTCCTGCTCTGCTTCCTGCCGTTCGCATTGCTGCTCATGGGCAGCTTCTGGATTGTCCAGCGGTTCGTAGCTTCCACCGTGCGAGCGAGCGTGCGCGCCGAACTGCGCTCGCAACAGGAAGCCATCGCCGCAGCCCACACCAAGGCCGCGCTCGAGAACAGCCGCTTCCTCAAAATTGCGGGTGAGAATACCGCGCTCAAGGCCGGCATGATCCTGCTGCGGACCTATCCGAACAACGGGAGCGCGCAGCGCACCGTGGAAGATCAGCTTCGCGAAATGGGCGAGCGCATGGGATTCGACTTCATGCTTGTCTCCGGTCCTGACGGAGCCGCGATGGCTGGCGTACTGCGGCAGGCCGGACACCTCGCGCCGCTGCGCTTGCCTGACCTGCAGGTCAATGACTCCGGACTTCTATCGGTGGAGGGACGTCTCCTCCGGATCGGCTCGGTGTCGATCGATGAGAACGACGAGAATATCGGGCGGCTCACCGTCGGAGAAGCATTCCAGCTCAATGACCTGACCGCGCCCGCGGTGCTCGTGCGACGCGGTAAGGTCCTTGCCTCCAATATTCCGCAGCCGGCTCGGGCCGATATGGAAGCCGCGCTTGCACCCTGCTCGATGCGATCGGAATGCGAGGTTCGCATTGCAGGCGACAATTGGATATCGTTGCCGATGGAGAGCTACGGCGACGGCTTCACGCTGATGAGCCTGGCGAATGCGGATGCTGCGAGTGAACCCATCGAAGCACGGCTGCGCCGGGTCTTTTCCCTGTTCGCGGTCGCCTGTCTCCTCGTGGGCCTGCTGTGCAGTGTTGGCTCGTCGCGATCAATCGTGAAACCGATCGGAGCGGTTGTGGGTCACCTTCATAGAGCCGCCAGCACAGGCGCCCTGACGGAAGTGAAGAGCCAGCCATCCTCTGTTATTGAGATCGATGAACTCACGGAAATCTATAACCGCGCCGCCATCTCTGTCCGCGATTCCGGGCAGAAACTGGAGTCAGCCTACCTGGAGTTTGTGGGGTCGCTCGCCAGTGCGCTCGATGCACGCGATCCCTATACGGCCGGGCACAGCCGGCGGGTCAGCAACCTCTCATGCGCAGCCGCAGCAAAACTCGGCCTTTCAGAGGAAATTATCGAGCGCATTCGCATCGGCGCGTTGCTGCATGACATTGGAAAAATCGGCATCGCCGACACCGTGCTGCAAAAGCCGGGCCGTCTGACAGCCGAGGAGTTCGCCCTGGTCAAGCAGCATCCGGTGATCGGACGCAGGATTCTGGAGGGAGTGCAGGGCTTTGCTCCCTTTCTGGCGGCGGTGGAGTTCCATCACGAGAATTGGGATGGCAGCGGCTATCCCCTGGGCCTGCGCGGCGAAGAAACACCGCTCGACGCACGCATTATCCACGTTGCGGACGCCTATGACGCGATGACCACGGATCGCTCTTACCGCAGCGGCATGAGCCACGAGAGTGCGATTGCGGAATTGGTGAAGAACGCCGGTGTGCAATTCGACCCAGCGATAGTGGCGGTCTTTGTCCTGCAGCACTGGGACTTGAATCGGCCGGCGAGCGCGCTTCCTTCCGCTCCTTCGGCCGGGCAGGAATTGGAGGCCGTCATCTAA
- a CDS encoding DUF4242 domain-containing protein produces the protein MPKFIIEREIPNAGALTPEQLKAVSQTSCGVLRNLGPQIQWQHSYVTDNKIYCVYIAPNEEMIREHARQGGFPANSIAQVRTVIDPTTGE, from the coding sequence ATGCCAAAGTTCATTATCGAGCGCGAAATCCCCAACGCCGGCGCACTCACCCCCGAGCAGCTTAAAGCTGTCTCCCAAACCTCCTGCGGAGTGCTCCGCAATTTGGGGCCGCAAATCCAGTGGCAGCACTCCTATGTCACCGACAACAAGATCTACTGCGTCTATATCGCGCCTAATGAAGAGATGATCCGCGAGCACGCGCGCCAGGGCGGATTCCCTGCCAACTCCATCGCCCAGGTCCGCACCGTGATCGATCCGACCACCGGCGAGTGA
- a CDS encoding radical SAM protein encodes MAKFRRDTARGRFVAAKRKAREYAMVARALASTSHPVLAQIVPARFCNLSCAYCNEYDKVSKPVDLNEMYRRIDALGRLGTAMIGISGGEPLTHPDLDDIIRRMRETGAIAGMITNGYLLNQERIERLNRAGLDHMQISIDNVIPDEVSKKSLKVLDKKLEMLAEFAEFHVNINSVVGGGFKNPDDALTIGKRALELGFESTIGIIHDGDGQLKPLTEDESRVYFAMRDRKKTNYAQFDAFQNAIAKGEPNEWRCRAGSRYLYICEDGLVHYCSQQRGFPGVPIAEYTTADVKREFLTAKSCAPHCTIGCVHRISYIDHWRAPQTSEISPGAGAGLVQISGS; translated from the coding sequence ATGGCGAAGTTTCGGCGGGATACGGCGAGGGGACGTTTTGTAGCGGCTAAGCGGAAGGCGCGCGAGTATGCGATGGTGGCGCGGGCGCTGGCTTCTACGTCGCATCCGGTGCTGGCGCAGATTGTGCCCGCGCGGTTCTGCAACCTGAGCTGTGCGTATTGCAATGAGTACGACAAGGTCTCTAAGCCTGTGGATCTCAATGAGATGTACAGGCGGATTGATGCGCTGGGGCGGCTGGGGACGGCGATGATCGGGATCTCGGGTGGCGAGCCCTTGACGCATCCCGACCTGGACGACATTATCCGGCGGATGCGGGAGACGGGCGCGATTGCCGGGATGATCACGAATGGGTATCTGCTGAACCAGGAACGCATTGAGCGGCTGAACCGGGCGGGCCTCGATCACATGCAGATCTCGATTGATAACGTGATTCCGGACGAGGTGTCGAAGAAGAGCCTGAAGGTTCTGGACAAGAAGCTGGAGATGCTGGCGGAGTTTGCCGAGTTCCACGTGAATATCAATAGCGTGGTGGGCGGCGGGTTCAAGAATCCGGACGACGCGCTGACGATTGGGAAGCGGGCGCTGGAGCTGGGTTTCGAGTCGACGATTGGGATTATTCACGACGGGGACGGGCAGCTGAAGCCGCTGACCGAGGACGAGTCGCGGGTGTATTTTGCGATGCGCGACCGCAAGAAGACGAATTACGCGCAGTTTGACGCGTTCCAGAACGCGATTGCGAAGGGCGAGCCGAATGAGTGGCGGTGCCGGGCGGGGTCGCGGTATTTGTATATCTGCGAGGACGGGCTGGTGCACTATTGCAGCCAGCAGCGCGGGTTCCCGGGGGTTCCGATTGCGGAGTATACGACCGCGGATGTGAAGCGGGAGTTTTTGACGGCGAAGAGCTGCGCTCCGCATTGCACGATTGGGTGCGTGCATAGGATCAGCTATATCGACCATTGGAGGGCGCCGCAGACGAGCGAGATTTCGCCGGGGGCTGGGGCTGGGCTGGTGCAGATTTCGGGCAGCTAG
- a CDS encoding APC family permease has product MLALRFKKVRPAYFTAGALRLLEFFSRKRGGGIRKLRMIPLLAATYFMVSGGPYGLEDVVGFGGYKFALLVLFFLPFFWSFPTALMLGELAAAIPDEGGFYAWVRRALGPFWGFQEAWLSLAASVFDMAVYPTTFVLYLQHIAPALTEGHRALVVQLVVVAAALGWNLRGASAVGEGSVRMWFVALSPYFVLIGWAVWLGMKGANGPYGGHASMGPPATRDFATAFLVAMWNYMGWDNATTVAHEVDNPQRDYPRVMLTAAVMVMLTYIIPISAVAWAGLPAGIFRTGAWVDAGRIVGGAVLAGAIVVAGSIDNFGTFSNLTLSYTRLPHALAVDGFLPAVFTKRLKNGAPWVAILACGTLWALALGLTFERLITIDLLLWGMSIVLEFLALVVLRRKEPALVRPFRIPGPDWVPALLGLFPTVLILVALYLARNEQAAGMSALAFAVLIAAGGVPVYGLALLVRSRRAKTEVAA; this is encoded by the coding sequence ATGCTGGCATTACGGTTCAAGAAAGTTAGGCCGGCTTACTTCACTGCGGGAGCACTGCGGTTGCTGGAGTTCTTTTCAAGAAAGCGCGGAGGCGGCATACGCAAGCTGCGCATGATTCCGCTGCTCGCGGCCACCTACTTCATGGTGTCGGGCGGCCCCTACGGGCTTGAAGACGTGGTCGGCTTCGGCGGGTACAAGTTCGCGCTGCTCGTGCTCTTCTTCCTCCCCTTTTTCTGGAGCTTCCCAACCGCGCTCATGCTGGGCGAACTCGCCGCTGCAATCCCCGACGAAGGCGGATTCTATGCCTGGGTGCGCCGCGCCCTCGGCCCCTTCTGGGGATTCCAGGAGGCATGGCTGTCCCTTGCTGCCTCAGTCTTCGACATGGCCGTGTATCCCACCACGTTCGTCCTCTACCTGCAGCACATTGCGCCCGCCCTGACTGAAGGACACCGCGCGCTTGTGGTGCAACTCGTCGTCGTGGCAGCCGCGCTCGGGTGGAATCTGCGTGGCGCCAGCGCCGTCGGCGAGGGCTCCGTCAGGATGTGGTTTGTGGCGCTGTCGCCTTACTTTGTGCTGATCGGGTGGGCGGTCTGGCTGGGCATGAAAGGCGCAAACGGCCCATACGGCGGCCACGCTTCCATGGGCCCGCCGGCAACGCGCGATTTCGCCACAGCGTTCCTGGTCGCTATGTGGAACTACATGGGCTGGGACAACGCCACCACCGTTGCGCATGAAGTCGACAATCCGCAGCGCGATTATCCGCGCGTCATGCTCACCGCTGCCGTGATGGTGATGCTCACTTACATCATTCCCATCTCCGCCGTGGCGTGGGCAGGACTTCCTGCCGGCATCTTCCGCACTGGCGCATGGGTGGACGCCGGGCGCATCGTCGGCGGAGCGGTGCTGGCCGGAGCCATTGTAGTGGCCGGAAGCATCGATAACTTCGGCACCTTCAGCAATCTCACGCTTTCCTATACACGGCTGCCGCATGCTCTCGCTGTCGACGGATTTCTGCCGGCCGTATTCACCAAACGGCTGAAGAACGGCGCGCCCTGGGTGGCGATCCTGGCTTGCGGAACGCTCTGGGCGTTGGCCTTGGGGCTGACCTTTGAGCGCCTCATCACCATTGACCTGCTGCTGTGGGGTATGTCGATTGTGCTGGAATTCCTGGCTTTGGTGGTGCTCCGCCGGAAGGAGCCGGCGCTTGTCCGGCCATTCCGAATTCCCGGGCCGGACTGGGTGCCCGCGCTGCTGGGGCTATTCCCCACTGTGCTGATCCTGGTGGCGCTCTACTTGGCCCGGAACGAGCAGGCTGCGGGCATGTCGGCGCTGGCATTCGCCGTGCTGATTGCAGCAGGCGGCGTGCCGGTGTACGGGCTTGCATTGCTGGTCAGGAGTCGGCGGGCGAAGACGGAAGTGGCAGCCTAA
- a CDS encoding ATP-binding protein, whose translation MPKLEPADQLKELVEKMRRPFEAIVTFASQEPQFTTRDRGMYAYLIAKPIRRLASALSVDREILVLFSTFEEQQQRTVKVVRELISESNGRLEPTVAIVVHRDPDGNFKLPKWGRSSGLAILPVFSGRMPTSSEELERHLCYELFSHDPFDVTGPVSDDENFFGRRNEALDLARKLQTGQIRSCLGIRKIGKTSVINRVIQESRLHHDCYCVVVDCSKDEIWSQTTEQLMTSVGEAIRAATKSIDQYATVGSPIASLSLSDATNGLLSMIKSASKPILIFIDEVDYITPGSTTTEYWKQGFNRFWRNFRSVYQEALRAERTVSVMVGGVSAKWFAVGAIDHIENAALAFIPEEYLSPLPRGASIAMIRKIARSAGLIFRDDAADVVSAACSDMPFWIRKACSYIHRKTEISSRPVTIDQTTASVLVTEFIAEEGNTLAQVALGHLFRVYPELLEPSLNVLTQGSQPPSPSNVTILRKYGILSNRDPIQPSGQMVTEALRGIKEGISAENLRIASAGESTEKTNPSSLTDWAEELAVVNKSRNLLEKRIRQMVLGFLRADGLQKKPKQNAKDRVLAALPTERRESLKNLPADDLMEKLYWLELKNLVVREWSLFAAVFGDRRKFEEVFDVVNDRPDTHAKEMDAADFALQRRSLQWLSERIASI comes from the coding sequence ATGCCGAAACTTGAGCCAGCAGATCAACTAAAAGAGTTGGTGGAAAAGATGAGGCGCCCTTTCGAGGCAATCGTCACATTTGCCTCGCAAGAGCCTCAATTCACGACCCGCGATAGGGGCATGTATGCCTATCTGATCGCCAAGCCAATTCGCAGATTGGCGTCTGCTCTTTCAGTTGACCGCGAGATATTGGTTCTTTTCTCCACGTTCGAGGAGCAGCAGCAGAGAACCGTAAAAGTTGTCCGAGAGCTGATATCCGAGAGCAATGGTCGGCTGGAGCCAACGGTGGCGATCGTGGTGCATAGGGACCCCGACGGCAATTTCAAGCTCCCCAAATGGGGAAGGAGTTCGGGGTTGGCGATCCTACCAGTTTTCTCGGGACGGATGCCCACCTCGTCTGAGGAACTCGAGCGGCACCTCTGCTACGAATTATTCAGTCACGATCCATTCGACGTTACCGGACCCGTGAGCGACGACGAGAACTTTTTCGGCAGGCGTAATGAGGCGCTCGACCTTGCGAGAAAGCTCCAAACTGGTCAGATACGATCGTGTCTTGGAATCCGCAAGATCGGAAAAACCTCGGTTATCAACCGCGTCATTCAAGAATCTCGGTTGCACCATGATTGCTATTGTGTCGTCGTAGACTGTTCAAAAGATGAGATTTGGTCTCAAACAACTGAACAACTTATGACCTCGGTCGGTGAAGCCATAAGGGCTGCGACTAAGAGCATTGATCAATATGCTACTGTTGGGTCTCCGATCGCATCGCTATCGCTTTCGGATGCCACGAACGGTCTGCTTTCCATGATCAAATCGGCATCCAAACCGATACTTATATTCATCGATGAGGTTGACTACATCACGCCAGGTAGCACCACAACCGAATATTGGAAACAAGGTTTCAATCGCTTCTGGCGAAACTTCCGCTCGGTTTACCAGGAAGCGCTTCGCGCTGAACGAACAGTATCCGTTATGGTTGGCGGTGTCTCAGCGAAGTGGTTCGCTGTGGGGGCGATCGATCACATCGAGAACGCTGCCCTAGCATTCATTCCCGAGGAATACCTAAGCCCACTTCCTCGCGGCGCATCGATCGCGATGATTCGTAAGATCGCTCGATCCGCCGGGTTGATATTTCGTGACGATGCCGCCGATGTAGTCTCCGCAGCGTGTAGTGACATGCCGTTCTGGATTAGAAAGGCGTGCTCCTACATCCACCGCAAGACAGAGATCTCAAGCAGGCCTGTCACCATTGACCAAACTACCGCATCCGTACTAGTTACTGAATTCATCGCAGAGGAAGGCAACACCCTCGCACAGGTGGCTCTTGGACACCTATTCAGAGTTTACCCAGAACTCTTGGAGCCCTCACTGAATGTTCTGACTCAAGGAAGCCAACCACCTTCTCCAAGCAATGTCACAATTCTGCGGAAGTACGGCATACTTTCGAATCGTGACCCAATCCAGCCATCAGGGCAAATGGTGACGGAGGCATTGCGGGGCATCAAGGAAGGAATTAGTGCGGAAAATCTGAGAATAGCCTCCGCAGGAGAATCGACCGAAAAGACGAATCCATCGAGCTTAACGGATTGGGCTGAGGAATTAGCCGTCGTAAATAAGTCTCGGAACTTGCTGGAAAAGAGGATTCGACAGATGGTACTAGGATTCTTGCGGGCGGATGGACTGCAGAAGAAGCCGAAGCAAAACGCCAAAGATCGCGTTCTGGCCGCTCTGCCCACCGAAAGGAGAGAGAGTCTCAAGAACCTTCCTGCTGACGATCTCATGGAGAAGCTCTATTGGCTTGAGCTCAAAAACCTAGTAGTGAGGGAATGGTCCTTGTTTGCTGCGGTATTCGGCGACAGGCGAAAATTCGAGGAGGTATTTGACGTGGTGAACGACCGGCCAGATACACATGCGAAAGAGATGGATGCTGCTGATTTCGCCCTGCAACGCAGGAGCCTCCAATGGCTTAGCGAGCGAATCGCCTCGATCTAA